One Candidatus Zixiibacteriota bacterium genomic window, CAAAAGCCACCAGACCGGCGCCCTTCGATCCCACACTAAGGAAAGAGGTGATCGGGGTTGGAGCGCCCTCGTAGACATCCGGCGCCCATTGATGGAACGGCGGCAGGGCCAGCTTGAAACCGATACCGGCCAGCATCAGCAATACCACCAGCGTCAGAATCGCGCCTATTCCCTGATTTGACAGGTGTAATACGGCCAAATTGAGTCTTAACTGCACTAACTCGGTCGTTCCCCCCAGTCCGTACAGGAAAGAGATACCGTAAAGCAACAGCGCCGACGAAAAAGCTCCAACGATGAAATACTTAATACCGGATTCGACCGAGAGCTTGTTGTCTTTATAGAACGCGGCCAGAATGAAGAGCGGGATAGTCGTTAGTTCGAGCCCGACGTAGAGCTGCAGCAGTTCGTTGGAAGAGGACAGGAACATCATCCCGACCGTCGACAGCAGGATCAACCCGAAAAATTCACCCCGGTGGTTGACAATACGCTGGTGCAACGAACCGAACGAGGAGCCGATCGCCATAAATGCCGCGCCCAGGAAGATCACCTTGAAGAACAACGACATGGCATCGTTTTCGAACATCACGCCAAAGCCGCTTCCCGGCGTTCTCAACGCCAGCAGAATACCGGTAATCAGCAGGCCAAGCATCGCCATATAGCCGGTGGCGCTTCCCTGCTTGCGACTGGTCACCAGGTCGAACGTAATTACCAGCAGCGCCCAGATGAACAGGAATATCTCCGGGAGCATTTGGCTCAGGTTGTATGCGGGTAGCTGCAAATCCATTTCATTACCTGGACATCAAAGTTACCAAGTTCTCCAGCGTGGCCGACATCAGATCAGCCAGCGCCTTCGGGAAAATACCGACGTAGAGCGTCAGAACCGCCAGCGGTGCGACCGTGATGATCTCACGGATGTTGATCTCGGTCAGGCCGCCCCAGCGTTCCATATTGAACTCACCAAGGAACACGTGCTGGACCATACGCAGCATGTACGCCGCTCCCAGCACCACACCCAGAACGGAGATACCGACCAGTACCCGGTTGAGCTGGCTGAATGCGCCGACAAAGATCATGAACTCCGATACGAATCCGGACATGCCCGGAAGACCGAGCGCTGCCATCGAGAACATCACCATCAGACCGGTATAAACCGGCAGCTTGGCGCCGAGACCGCCGAATGCCGCGATCTCACGAGTGTGGGCGCGATCATAAATGACGCCCACCAAAAGGAACAGTGCGCCGGTAATCAAACCGTGCGAAACCATCTGGAACATACAGCCCGAGATCGCCGTCACCGAGCCGTAAGCCGCCAGAGCCAGCATGCAATATCCCATGTGACTGACCGAGGAATACGCCACCAGCTTTTTCAGGTCTTTCTGTGCCATCGAGACCAAAGCGCCGTAGATGATGCCGATCGCTCCGATTACTGCAATCCAGAAACTGAGTGTATGCAGGGCATCGGGGAACATCGGCCAACTGATACGCATCATGGCATAAGTTCCCATCTTAAGGAGAACACCGGCCAGAATCACCGATACCGCCGTAGGCGCCTCGACGTGAGCGTCGGGCAACCATGTATGGAACGGCCAGGCCGGGACTTTGATCGCGAAAGCGATGAAGAAGAAGATGAAGCAGACCATCTGCAGCGTATGCGGCAACGATGAGCCCTGCTCCACCAGAGCCATTATGTTCAGGGTGTGCGGTTCCGAAGTGAAATACAGGATCAGAATCGACACCAGCATGAAGATCGAGCCAAATAATGTGTAGAGGAAGAACTTGATAGCCGCGTATTCCTTGCGCGGGCCGCCCCAGACGCCGATCAGGAAGTACATCGGGACCAGCATGATCTCCCAGAACACGTAGAAGAGGAAAAAGTCAAGAGCTACGAACACGCCCATCATTCCCGCTTCGAGAAGCAGGAAGAAAGCGAAGTATTCCTTCACACGGTTCTTGATTCCGAACGAAGCGATCAACGAAATCGTCGACAGCAATCCGGTAAGGAACAGCATCGGTACCGAGATACCGTCAACACCCAGATAATACTGGATATTGAGCGACGGGATCCAGCTAAACGGACCTTCGACATAACACATCGCCGCCGATCCGGAGTGACCCCAGAAATAGTCCCAGGTAATCCAGAAGGAAAGTACCATAGGTATGAAGCTGATCCCGGTAGCTGTCCATTTTATAGCCCATTCATTTTGTTTGGGCAACAACATGACGGCCACCATCCCGATAACCGGGAGGAATATCAGCGAACTTAGAATTGGAAAATCCATAACTAAGATTTATCCTCCAAAATCAACACTACTCTTCTACTTTAATGCCTTCGTCGGTGTTACGACGTCCGACAAAGACTCGGCTCAAATAAGCCACTACAACAAGGGCCAGGATGAACAACAGGGCCAGAAGCGGCACGTTGTATTCGATAAAAGCCATCTCATACTTGAACATCCCGAGCACGACCACCGAGGCGGTTATGAACAGTACATAGAACTGTACACGACCAGTTTGCAACAGTCTTCCGACGCGGGCTCCGGAACGAACCAGCCAGCCGGCGCCGTTGACCGCACCGTCGATGATCCACTTGTCGATCCACATCTTTATATTCGATACGAGAATGCTGAACCAGGCCGCACCGTTGACGAGACCGTCGATGACACGAGCATCGAAAGTCCACATGTACCGGGCAAACACCAGGATCGGGTTCAACAGAATCACATCGTATATCTCATCGATATAAAACTTATTGAACGACAGCTTATACAGCAGTCCGAAACGCTCTGCCAGCTTGTCGGCGCTGATTGCCCTGCGGAAGTAGATCATATACGCCACGGCAATTCCGCTGAGCGCAACGACCGTAGAAACGATCATCAACAGGTAATCCGCATGCACATGGTACGGCTCATGGCCGCTATAGACATAAGCGGCGAAGCCGTGCTTGAGCCAGGGCATTCCCACCCAGCCTGCGAAAATCGCCAGGAAGCCCAGGAACACCAGCGGGTAGGTCATGTTGTTCGGCGATTCATGCGCATGATCGAATCTCTCCTGATCGCGCGGTTCGCCGAAGAAGGTCATGAACACCAGTCGGAACATGTAGAAAGCGGTCATGAACGCAATCAACAGGGTGCCGATGAAGAAAATCGTATGATGCGACGAAGCCGCCACGATTTCATCTTTGGACCAGAATCCGGACAACGGGAAAATACCGGAAATGGACAGCGCCGCGATAATGAACGTCCAGCCGGTCTTGCCCATCTTCTTGAGCAATCCGCCCATATCGTTGATGTCGTTGGTATGGACGGCATGAATGACCGAACCCGCACCAAGGAACAACAGAGCTTTGAAGAAAGCGTGGGTCATCAGGTGGAACGTTCCGGCGTAGAAACCGGGTGAATGATGACCGAGGGCGGTGTCATAACCGTACAATCCCAGGGCCATAATCATATATCCGAGCTGAGAGCAGGTCGAATAGGCCAGCACTCTCTTGATGTCGTTTTGCGTCAGAGCGATACAGGCAGCCATGAACGAGGTGATCAAACCGATCGTGGCTACGATCAGCGAGGCGGTAGCCGAGGTCACGAACAACGGCATGGCGCGTGCTACCAGGTAAACACCGGCGGCCACCATCGTTGCGGCGTGAATCAACGCCGACACCGGCGTCGGACCTTCCATCGCATCCGGCAGCCAGACATGCAGCGGGAACTGGGCCGACTTACCGACGGCACCGCAGAACACGCCAACCGCCATCAACGTCAGGATGCCGGCCGGAATGACTCCGGACGAAGCAATTTCGAAAACGCCGTTGTAGTTGAAAGTCCCGGCATAAGCCGCGATCAGCATCAAGCCGATCAGGAAACCTAAATCGCCGACACGTGTCGTCAGGAAGGCCTTCTTACAGGCATTGGCTGCGGAAACCTTTTCAAACCAGAAACCGATCAGTAAGTACGAAGTCAGACCGACCAGCTCCCAGAAGATGAAGATCATGAAAAAGTTATTCGCCAGCACCAGGCCGAGCATCGAGAACAGGAACAGCGACAGGTAGGCGAAAAAGCGCGAGAAGCGCGGATCGCCGTGCATGTAGCCGACCGAGTAAATCTCAACAGAAGCGCCGACCGTAGATACCACCACCAACATCACCGCCCCGAGCGGATCGACCAGAATGCCGATCTCCGGAATGAAATGCGGGAAGTCGATGAACCGGTAGAACCACTCGTACGGTTGACCGTGGTTCGCGATATTCTCGATTAACACCCAGATCGACATAACCCATGAGGTCAGGATCATGGCTATCGAGAAACCGGCCGAGACCTTCTCCTTCCAACGAAGGAAGAAGACGATCATGACAAACGACAGCAGCGGAAGTAAAGCGATTAAATATGCATGTTCGGTCATTTGCTCGATCCTACCACTTCATGATGCTGAGATTCTCAGTGCCGACACCGCGCCAGTTGCGGTAGATCAGCAACACGATCGCCAGCCCCACGACCGCTTCAGCGGCCGCGACGACAACCACGAATATCGCAAACAGTTGCCCGACGAAACCATCCGTGGCAACGTATCTGTTAAAGGTCACGAAATTAATGTTGGCCGCGTTAAACATCAGCTCCAGAGACATCAGAATTCCGATCACATTGCGTCGGGTGATAACTCCGAACATACCGATGGAAAACAGGATAGCGGCCAGAACCAGGTAATGAAACATTACGACCGCTCCTTTCTGGCCAGAACGATAGCCCCGATCAGCGCCGCCAGCAACAATACGGAAACTACTTCGAATGGCAGCATGAACTGGGTCATCAGGTATTTACCTATCATGGCGATATTATTTTCGGGCAACGCCTTCGAGGCATAATCCCAGACA contains:
- a CDS encoding NADH-quinone oxidoreductase subunit N, encoding MDLQLPAYNLSQMLPEIFLFIWALLVITFDLVTSRKQGSATGYMAMLGLLITGILLALRTPGSGFGVMFENDAMSLFFKVIFLGAAFMAIGSSFGSLHQRIVNHRGEFFGLILLSTVGMMFLSSSNELLQLYVGLELTTIPLFILAAFYKDNKLSVESGIKYFIVGAFSSALLLYGISFLYGLGGTTELVQLRLNLAVLHLSNQGIGAILTLVVLLMLAGIGFKLALPPFHQWAPDVYEGAPTPITSFLSVGSKGAGLVAFAKIFLSGLVAFYGEEMAPNDWGIVTAIVAGAAMLYGNVVAIRQTNIKRMLAYSSIAQAGYIMIGMVSLNEQGLASVAYYIFAYLFANMGAFAIVAVFEDKTGSCQIASYRGLAQSSPGMALMMSVFLLSLAGIPPLAGFMAKYKVFAAAISMATGHAYYHWLYWLVGVGMLTSVFALFYYANILKQMYFSGEVSPYNIKFNLPAATVVTIGVVGVILFGVFAEPVFKYAAQIPAVYGFFPH
- a CDS encoding NADH-quinone oxidoreductase subunit M, encoding MDFPILSSLIFLPVIGMVAVMLLPKQNEWAIKWTATGISFIPMVLSFWITWDYFWGHSGSAAMCYVEGPFSWIPSLNIQYYLGVDGISVPMLFLTGLLSTISLIASFGIKNRVKEYFAFFLLLEAGMMGVFVALDFFLFYVFWEIMLVPMYFLIGVWGGPRKEYAAIKFFLYTLFGSIFMLVSILILYFTSEPHTLNIMALVEQGSSLPHTLQMVCFIFFFIAFAIKVPAWPFHTWLPDAHVEAPTAVSVILAGVLLKMGTYAMMRISWPMFPDALHTLSFWIAVIGAIGIIYGALVSMAQKDLKKLVAYSSVSHMGYCMLALAAYGSVTAISGCMFQMVSHGLITGALFLLVGVIYDRAHTREIAAFGGLGAKLPVYTGLMVMFSMAALGLPGMSGFVSEFMIFVGAFSQLNRVLVGISVLGVVLGAAYMLRMVQHVFLGEFNMERWGGLTEINIREIITVAPLAVLTLYVGIFPKALADLMSATLENLVTLMSR
- the nuoL gene encoding NADH-quinone oxidoreductase subunit L, with protein sequence MTEHAYLIALLPLLSFVMIVFFLRWKEKVSAGFSIAMILTSWVMSIWVLIENIANHGQPYEWFYRFIDFPHFIPEIGILVDPLGAVMLVVVSTVGASVEIYSVGYMHGDPRFSRFFAYLSLFLFSMLGLVLANNFFMIFIFWELVGLTSYLLIGFWFEKVSAANACKKAFLTTRVGDLGFLIGLMLIAAYAGTFNYNGVFEIASSGVIPAGILTLMAVGVFCGAVGKSAQFPLHVWLPDAMEGPTPVSALIHAATMVAAGVYLVARAMPLFVTSATASLIVATIGLITSFMAACIALTQNDIKRVLAYSTCSQLGYMIMALGLYGYDTALGHHSPGFYAGTFHLMTHAFFKALLFLGAGSVIHAVHTNDINDMGGLLKKMGKTGWTFIIAALSISGIFPLSGFWSKDEIVAASSHHTIFFIGTLLIAFMTAFYMFRLVFMTFFGEPRDQERFDHAHESPNNMTYPLVFLGFLAIFAGWVGMPWLKHGFAAYVYSGHEPYHVHADYLLMIVSTVVALSGIAVAYMIYFRRAISADKLAERFGLLYKLSFNKFYIDEIYDVILLNPILVFARYMWTFDARVIDGLVNGAAWFSILVSNIKMWIDKWIIDGAVNGAGWLVRSGARVGRLLQTGRVQFYVLFITASVVVLGMFKYEMAFIEYNVPLLALLFILALVVVAYLSRVFVGRRNTDEGIKVEE
- the nuoK gene encoding NADH-quinone oxidoreductase subunit NuoK encodes the protein MFHYLVLAAILFSIGMFGVITRRNVIGILMSLELMFNAANINFVTFNRYVATDGFVGQLFAIFVVVVAAAEAVVGLAIVLLIYRNWRGVGTENLSIMKW